From Gimesia panareensis, the proteins below share one genomic window:
- a CDS encoding IS4 family transposase: MANQQTNSIEACDITGLKYLDRVLPLFKRLRPEGTERDKAGNRQLFYDQYCALQLLYLFNPIVTSLRGLQQASELKKVQRKLGCPRSSLGSLSEAVRVFDPELLREIVGELIEKLPAQKPQDRRLQDLAQTLTAVDGTFLKTLPQITQACFSTRQDKGWQLHTHFEILRGIPVRMDLTDATGRKEGNEKSMLTNVLEKDRCYILDRAYEKYALFNAIVNAGSSYVCRIRGDHIFVEQESRELTAEARAAGVLEDRVGQLGSPKSRRIEHPDHPVRRITVKVTPHPKRGGRRREGASQDLVVATSLLDVPAEIIALIYQHRWQIELFFRFLKHVLGCRHLLSQNPQGIQIQTYCAMIACLLISLITGKKPTLRTYEMLCFYFSGLADEDDLINHINRLQSHETR; the protein is encoded by the coding sequence ATGGCCAATCAACAGACTAATAGCATCGAAGCTTGTGACATCACCGGTCTTAAGTATCTGGATCGGGTTCTCCCGCTGTTTAAGCGACTGCGTCCCGAGGGAACTGAACGTGACAAAGCCGGTAACCGGCAACTGTTTTACGATCAGTATTGCGCACTGCAGTTACTGTACCTGTTCAATCCGATCGTGACTTCTTTGCGCGGATTACAGCAGGCCAGTGAGCTCAAAAAAGTCCAGCGAAAACTGGGCTGCCCGCGGTCTTCTCTGGGATCCCTTTCCGAAGCGGTTCGGGTCTTTGACCCTGAACTGCTGCGGGAAATTGTAGGCGAACTGATTGAAAAACTGCCTGCCCAGAAGCCGCAGGATCGGCGTCTCCAGGATCTGGCTCAGACGCTGACTGCCGTGGATGGCACGTTCCTCAAAACACTGCCGCAGATCACTCAGGCCTGTTTTTCAACCCGCCAGGACAAAGGCTGGCAGCTGCACACTCATTTTGAAATACTGCGGGGAATCCCGGTACGCATGGATCTGACGGATGCCACCGGTCGCAAAGAAGGTAATGAAAAATCCATGCTGACTAACGTGCTGGAAAAAGATCGTTGCTACATCCTGGACCGTGCTTATGAAAAATATGCCCTGTTTAATGCGATTGTGAATGCCGGCAGCAGCTACGTGTGTCGAATTCGCGGTGATCACATTTTTGTGGAACAGGAATCCCGTGAATTGACCGCAGAGGCCAGGGCAGCGGGAGTGCTGGAAGATCGGGTAGGGCAGCTGGGGTCTCCCAAGTCACGGAGAATAGAACACCCTGATCATCCGGTGCGTCGGATTACTGTCAAAGTCACTCCGCATCCTAAACGGGGAGGACGGAGACGGGAGGGGGCAAGCCAGGATCTGGTTGTGGCAACCAGTCTGCTGGACGTGCCTGCTGAGATCATTGCGCTGATCTATCAGCACCGCTGGCAAATTGAATTGTTCTTTCGTTTTTTAAAGCATGTACTTGGCTGTCGTCACCTGCTGAGTCAGAACCCGCAGGGAATTCAGATACAGACTTATTGCGCGATGATCGCCTGTCTGTTAATCAGTCTGATTACAGGGAAAAAGCCGACGCTCCGAACATATGAAATGCTGTGTTTCTATTTCAGTGGCCTGGCGGATGAGGATGATCTGATCAACCACATCAACCGTCTGCAATCCCACGAAACCAGATAG
- a CDS encoding DUF6807 domain-containing protein — MQQQKRNESMKSGRLYLTFFTLALLLSTLTTAYAGPAVTLEVKAGQHARHNTVISIPIPDPMKQQKQLTLVRLDNSQEVPVQIDATGPVRELVWILREPLPAGASRQYRLFAAKYTKETEQVTVKDDGSHLNVKVAGKPVLTYNHAVVKAPKRDEAYYDKSGYIHPLYTPSGKVITDDFNLDHAHQHGIMFSWRKVIFEGRENNGWDQKSKLGKVAHSKINSFTGGPVFGEIDTSIAHIDLTKKTGPVTMLNENWKVRVYALEKKFLFDIESIQNCATDQPVTIDKIHYGGMTIRGHADWHTNHGYDYLTSEGKNKVNGNQSRPHWVEMYGPLGKETAGVAIFSAPTNFRSPQPVRLHPTMPYFCFAVASLDPFDIQPGKPYVSRYRFYVHDGKPSPETDQRLWIDFAEPPQVKVLSGS, encoded by the coding sequence ATGCAACAACAGAAACGGAATGAATCCATGAAATCGGGACGACTTTACCTGACGTTTTTCACGCTGGCCCTGCTGTTATCGACGCTGACGACCGCCTACGCCGGTCCCGCGGTGACACTCGAAGTCAAAGCGGGTCAGCACGCGCGCCACAATACCGTCATCAGCATTCCGATTCCCGACCCAATGAAACAGCAGAAACAGTTAACACTGGTTCGCCTTGATAACAGTCAGGAAGTTCCGGTGCAGATCGATGCAACCGGACCGGTGCGGGAACTGGTCTGGATCCTGCGGGAACCATTGCCCGCGGGAGCTTCGCGACAGTATCGCCTGTTCGCGGCGAAGTACACTAAAGAAACAGAGCAGGTCACCGTCAAGGATGACGGCAGTCACCTGAATGTCAAAGTCGCCGGCAAACCGGTGCTGACTTACAATCATGCGGTCGTCAAAGCACCGAAGCGGGACGAAGCCTATTACGACAAGAGCGGCTACATACATCCGCTGTATACACCATCAGGGAAGGTCATCACAGACGATTTCAACCTTGACCATGCTCACCAGCACGGCATCATGTTTTCGTGGCGGAAGGTCATCTTTGAAGGCCGGGAGAACAACGGCTGGGATCAGAAATCCAAACTCGGAAAAGTTGCCCACAGCAAGATCAACTCTTTTACCGGCGGCCCCGTCTTCGGGGAAATCGATACCTCGATCGCGCATATCGACCTGACGAAAAAAACGGGGCCGGTAACGATGCTCAACGAAAACTGGAAGGTCCGCGTTTACGCGCTGGAGAAAAAGTTCCTGTTTGATATCGAGTCCATTCAGAACTGTGCGACCGACCAGCCGGTGACCATCGATAAAATTCATTACGGCGGCATGACGATTCGCGGTCATGCGGACTGGCATACAAACCATGGTTATGACTACCTGACCAGTGAAGGGAAGAATAAGGTCAACGGTAACCAGTCCCGACCCCACTGGGTGGAAATGTATGGTCCGCTGGGGAAGGAAACCGCAGGCGTGGCCATCTTCAGTGCCCCCACGAATTTCCGGTCCCCACAGCCGGTCCGCCTGCATCCGACGATGCCCTACTTCTGTTTTGCAGTCGCGTCACTGGATCCGTTTGATATCCAGCCGGGAAAACCTTACGTCTCGCGCTATCGCTTTTACGTACATGATGGAAAACCCAGCCCGGAAACCGACCAGCGACTCTGGATCGATTTTGCAGAACCCCCGCAAGTCAAGGTGCTCAGCGGTTCCTGA
- a CDS encoding Gfo/Idh/MocA family protein, giving the protein MSISTKLTRREMLQRSTLAGAGLWLGGNTTQAESNSPNEKLNIACIGLGNQGQANLGLVSSQNIVGLCDVDSARTDKYQAKYPGAKSFADFRVMLDKLENQIDAVVVTTPNHTHATIAINAMRRGKHVYCEKPLAHSIHEVRAMQRVAREEKVVTQMGTQNHAGDNYRRTVELIRSGAIGDVKQVHVWFGRPGGWRRYKHVVDRPKEPQPIPKTLNWDLWVGPAPMQNFHPCYHPHDWHYWWDFGNGTLGNMGCHYMDLIFWSLDLQYPNSVETKGPKLHPDSTPFWLDCHWQFPARGSQPPVEVVWYHGRNTPEPVLKLGGPEWAAGILFVGTEGMLAADYNKRVLLPEEKFAGFKAPPESIPPAIGNHRREWFEACKGNGKTLCHFDYAAPLTETILLGNLAFRVGEKVEWDADKVAATNTDQAAQYIQREYRKGWTL; this is encoded by the coding sequence ATGAGTATCTCAACCAAACTGACGCGACGTGAAATGTTACAACGTTCCACTCTGGCAGGAGCCGGGCTCTGGCTGGGCGGTAACACAACGCAGGCGGAGAGTAATTCTCCCAATGAGAAACTCAACATCGCCTGCATCGGCCTGGGGAACCAGGGGCAGGCCAATCTGGGGCTGGTCTCCAGTCAGAATATTGTCGGCCTGTGCGACGTCGATTCCGCCCGCACCGACAAATACCAGGCGAAGTACCCCGGCGCGAAATCGTTCGCCGATTTTCGTGTGATGCTCGACAAATTGGAAAACCAGATCGACGCCGTCGTGGTGACGACCCCCAATCACACGCACGCCACGATCGCCATCAACGCCATGCGGCGGGGCAAACATGTCTACTGCGAAAAACCGCTGGCGCATTCGATTCACGAAGTCCGCGCAATGCAGCGGGTCGCCCGTGAGGAAAAAGTTGTCACCCAGATGGGGACCCAGAACCACGCCGGCGACAATTATCGGCGGACTGTCGAACTGATTCGTTCCGGCGCCATCGGCGATGTCAAACAGGTGCATGTCTGGTTCGGTCGGCCGGGGGGCTGGCGGCGTTACAAGCATGTGGTCGATCGTCCCAAAGAACCGCAGCCGATCCCGAAAACCCTGAACTGGGATCTCTGGGTCGGCCCGGCACCGATGCAGAATTTCCACCCCTGTTATCACCCCCACGACTGGCACTACTGGTGGGACTTCGGCAACGGCACGCTGGGGAACATGGGCTGCCATTACATGGACCTGATTTTCTGGTCGCTCGATCTGCAGTATCCGAACTCGGTGGAAACAAAAGGTCCGAAACTGCATCCCGACTCCACCCCCTTCTGGCTCGACTGTCACTGGCAGTTCCCCGCCCGGGGATCGCAGCCTCCCGTGGAGGTTGTCTGGTATCACGGACGCAACACGCCCGAACCGGTGCTCAAACTGGGAGGCCCGGAATGGGCCGCGGGAATTCTGTTTGTCGGCACGGAGGGCATGCTGGCCGCAGATTACAACAAACGCGTGCTGCTCCCCGAGGAGAAGTTCGCTGGTTTCAAGGCACCGCCTGAATCCATCCCACCCGCGATTGGTAACCACCGCAGGGAATGGTTTGAAGCCTGTAAAGGCAACGGCAAAACGCTCTGCCATTTCGATTACGCTGCCCCACTGACCGAAACGATCCTGCTGGGCAATCTGGCTTTTCGGGTCGGCGAAAAAGTGGAATGGGATGCGGACAAAGTCGCCGCCACTAATACGGACCAGGCAGCGCAGTACATTCAACGTGAATACCGCAAAGGCTGGACACTCTGA
- a CDS encoding TlpA family protein disulfide reductase, with protein sequence MRIKYDSVITFTVFIALLTPDCVKGNDEVRSASKCWPEISVHPHYANDNPGYALLLFGDVDTQAAWMVVDGENIYLDRNCNGDLTEEGECIQISVINKSPHNNIYKAGYHFVDLVDAEQADSAQKIRTGKKTLSNSSRYTAFAVDYFERNPNYPQDTPERKARLRDFLEKQDGMVYLKLRIAQSFSQRAEARFSSKPENAPVIKFDFPMTWGIRHQFTRLVRGTKSRLLVSAFTEGLRGHSRTYLKNSSLPAGFKLRADVNFAPSSQENLEVRFDRTAADVMFVGEIKVPHDSPGNLRFTIHSDTDIRVSAPEPPVLVPVLESTPDEKATRPYDGPGWKLLGKASPGFTLKLLDGSEVTHPSLLGKKVVLSFWGSWCVPCIRELHELEKIQAESGGENVKFFAVNSGEDAKTVEKFLQKQKIAIPIALDEKRKVGQAFEVNGVPHTVLIGENGKVESIFFDMPADGISDELRLWLWKK encoded by the coding sequence ATGAGAATCAAATACGATAGCGTAATTACCTTCACCGTCTTCATCGCATTACTGACTCCAGATTGCGTGAAGGGCAATGATGAAGTGCGTTCTGCTTCGAAGTGTTGGCCTGAGATTTCAGTGCACCCTCATTATGCGAATGACAATCCAGGATATGCCTTGTTACTCTTTGGTGATGTCGACACTCAAGCAGCGTGGATGGTTGTCGATGGGGAGAATATTTATCTTGATCGCAACTGTAATGGAGACTTGACGGAGGAAGGGGAATGTATCCAGATCAGCGTGATCAACAAATCCCCGCATAACAACATCTACAAGGCCGGTTATCATTTTGTCGATCTTGTCGACGCAGAGCAGGCAGACTCCGCGCAGAAGATTCGAACTGGCAAAAAGACTCTTTCGAATTCCAGTCGATACACTGCCTTCGCAGTGGATTACTTTGAGAGGAATCCGAATTATCCGCAAGACACGCCTGAAAGGAAGGCCCGGTTACGGGATTTCCTCGAAAAGCAGGACGGCATGGTTTATTTGAAGCTCAGGATTGCTCAGTCATTCTCTCAGCGAGCAGAAGCCAGATTCTCTTCGAAGCCTGAAAACGCACCCGTCATCAAATTTGATTTTCCGATGACCTGGGGGATCAGACACCAGTTTACAAGGCTTGTACGCGGCACCAAATCGCGACTGCTTGTCTCAGCGTTTACGGAAGGACTGCGAGGACACTCAAGAACTTATTTGAAAAACTCAAGTCTGCCAGCTGGCTTTAAGCTTCGTGCAGATGTCAACTTTGCCCCATCCAGTCAGGAGAATCTTGAAGTTCGGTTTGATCGAACCGCAGCAGATGTGATGTTCGTCGGTGAGATTAAAGTTCCGCACGATTCTCCTGGAAACCTGCGTTTCACGATCCATTCAGACACAGACATTCGAGTATCGGCACCTGAACCCCCGGTCCTCGTCCCAGTGCTGGAGTCAACCCCTGACGAGAAGGCGACACGGCCCTACGATGGACCTGGATGGAAACTGCTGGGCAAAGCTTCTCCCGGGTTCACTTTAAAACTGCTTGATGGAAGTGAGGTCACTCACCCATCTTTGCTCGGAAAGAAAGTGGTTCTCAGTTTCTGGGGCTCATGGTGTGTTCCCTGTATCAGGGAGCTGCACGAGTTGGAAAAGATCCAGGCCGAATCTGGCGGCGAGAACGTAAAGTTCTTCGCAGTAAACAGTGGTGAAGACGCGAAAACAGTAGAGAAATTTCTGCAAAAACAGAAAATTGCGATCCCCATTGCGCTGGACGAGAAGCGAAAGGTGGGCCAGGCATTCGAAGTGAATGGGGTCCCTCATACGGTATTGATCGGGGAAAACGGAAAAGTCGAAAGCATATTTTTTGATATGCCGGCAGACGGAATTTCTGATGAGTTGCGTCTGTGGCTCTGGAAAAAATGA
- a CDS encoding sulfatase translates to MMTSMRLRTAFLLSLFVLCFSFNHSVSAAARKPNVLFIAVDDLRPELGCYGASHIKSPHIDQLAASGLLFNHAYCQQAVCSPSRTSLMTGLRPDSTKVYDLDTHFRKTVPDVVTLTQQFMQHGYRAVGMGKIYHGSLNDKASWNAYPTVKGRGYQLPETLTAIRERTKGLDVKKMGWRQRSKLTRGPATEMADVPDQQYRDGAIAERAIKSLQELKQSQQPFFLAVGFLKPHLPFVAPKKYWDLYDRKEIKLADNRFQPKNAPSYANTNWGELRNYSDMPAKEDLTDEQQLQLRHGYYACVSFTDANIGKVLDELKRLELDENTIVILWGDHGWKLGEHNGWCKHTNFENDTRVPLIIRAPGMQAQGKTSEALVEFVDIYPTLCDLAGLPLPAHLEGTSFKPLLTNPQRPWKPAAFSQYPRGRVMGYSMKTDRYRYTEWQDRKSGKVMARELYDHQQDGAENENIAGKPDQKPVVKQLSAQLKKNWKGAVVPD, encoded by the coding sequence ATGATGACTTCGATGCGGCTGAGAACTGCTTTTCTGCTCAGCCTGTTTGTCCTCTGTTTTTCCTTCAATCACTCTGTCTCAGCAGCCGCCAGGAAACCGAATGTGCTGTTCATCGCCGTCGACGACCTGCGGCCCGAACTGGGCTGTTATGGCGCGTCGCATATTAAGAGTCCGCACATTGATCAGCTGGCGGCCAGCGGTCTGCTGTTCAATCATGCCTATTGCCAGCAGGCGGTCTGTTCCCCTTCGCGGACCAGTCTGATGACCGGGCTGCGGCCCGATTCCACGAAGGTCTATGACCTGGATACGCACTTTCGTAAAACGGTGCCGGATGTGGTGACGCTGACGCAGCAGTTCATGCAGCATGGTTACCGGGCGGTCGGCATGGGCAAAATCTATCATGGGAGCCTGAACGATAAAGCGTCGTGGAACGCTTACCCCACGGTCAAAGGGAGAGGATATCAGCTACCGGAAACGCTGACGGCAATCCGGGAACGGACCAAGGGGCTCGACGTAAAAAAAATGGGGTGGCGACAACGCTCCAAGCTCACGCGGGGTCCGGCGACAGAAATGGCCGATGTGCCTGACCAGCAGTATCGCGACGGAGCGATCGCGGAACGGGCGATCAAATCGCTGCAGGAGTTGAAGCAGAGCCAGCAGCCGTTCTTCCTGGCGGTGGGTTTTCTGAAGCCGCACCTCCCCTTTGTGGCGCCGAAGAAGTACTGGGATCTGTATGACCGTAAAGAGATCAAGCTGGCCGACAATCGATTCCAGCCGAAGAATGCCCCCTCCTATGCCAACACCAACTGGGGAGAACTGCGGAACTATTCGGACATGCCGGCCAAGGAGGATCTGACCGATGAGCAGCAACTGCAGTTGCGTCACGGCTATTATGCCTGCGTCAGTTTCACCGATGCCAACATCGGTAAAGTGCTGGATGAGCTGAAGCGGCTGGAACTGGACGAGAACACGATTGTGATCCTCTGGGGCGATCATGGCTGGAAGCTGGGTGAGCACAATGGCTGGTGCAAGCATACGAACTTTGAAAACGACACCCGCGTGCCGCTTATCATTCGGGCACCGGGCATGCAGGCGCAGGGGAAAACCAGTGAGGCCCTGGTGGAGTTTGTGGATATTTACCCCACGCTCTGCGATTTAGCGGGCCTCCCCCTGCCCGCTCACCTGGAAGGAACCAGCTTCAAGCCCCTGTTGACCAACCCGCAGCGCCCCTGGAAGCCGGCCGCTTTCAGTCAGTATCCACGGGGACGCGTGATGGGTTATTCGATGAAAACGGACCGCTACCGCTACACCGAATGGCAGGACCGCAAGTCAGGCAAAGTTATGGCGCGTGAGCTGTACGATCATCAGCAGGACGGTGCTGAGAACGAGAACATCGCCGGAAAGCCAGATCAGAAGCCGGTGGTGAAACAACTGTCGGCGCAGCTCAAAAAGAACTGGAAAGGGGCTGTGGTTCCTGACTGA
- a CDS encoding leucine-rich repeat domain-containing protein, protein MEDLISFVERKGGRISQNEQGEFAWVNLTNQKVDDQDLDIFVQSDASQITHLFLSGTQVTDEGLAKLASLQRLEDLDLGRTKITGTGFAQVTFTSLKKLSFRGCEQLTVDGFQQIVKCQNLEKLDLIESNIDDRFLQEITKLPRLKTLWADYTRLTNAGLPYLNGMTQLKSLSTRGTAVTREGMLQLWQHLPDLNKGLTM, encoded by the coding sequence ATGGAAGATTTAATATCATTCGTCGAAAGGAAGGGCGGACGCATTTCGCAAAACGAACAGGGCGAATTTGCCTGGGTAAATCTGACGAACCAAAAGGTAGATGACCAGGATCTGGACATCTTTGTGCAATCAGACGCCAGTCAAATAACGCATTTATTTCTCAGCGGCACTCAAGTGACTGATGAAGGGCTTGCGAAATTAGCGTCCCTGCAGCGTCTGGAAGATCTTGACCTGGGACGTACAAAAATAACCGGAACTGGATTCGCCCAAGTAACGTTTACATCACTTAAGAAACTCTCGTTCCGTGGATGTGAACAGTTGACCGTGGATGGTTTCCAACAAATCGTCAAATGCCAAAATCTTGAAAAACTGGATTTGATTGAAAGCAACATCGACGATCGATTTCTGCAGGAAATAACCAAACTCCCCAGGCTAAAAACTCTGTGGGCTGATTACACCAGACTGACAAACGCAGGTCTGCCATATTTGAACGGCATGACTCAGTTGAAATCGCTCAGTACCAGGGGCACTGCAGTCACACGCGAGGGAATGCTGCAACTCTGGCAACATCTCCCCGATCTCAACAAGGGATTGACGATGTGA